The Pseudomonas parafulva genome includes a window with the following:
- a CDS encoding YifB family Mg chelatase-like AAA ATPase, which translates to MSLALVHSRAQVGVQAPAVSVETHLANGLPHLTLVGLPETTVKESKDRVRSAIVNSGLNYPARRITQNLAPADLPKDGGRYDLAIALGILAADAQVPVGALTELECLGELALSGTLRPVQGVLPAALAAREAGRALVVPRENAEEASLASGLVVYAVGHLLELVAHLNGQVPLPAYAANGLLLDPRPYPDLSEVQGQLAAKRALLLAAAGAHNLLFTGPPGTGKTLLASRLPGLLPPLDEHEALEVAAIQSVSGHTPLSSWPQRPFRHPHHSASGPALVGGGSRPQPGEITLAHHGVLFLDELPEFERRVLEVLREPLESGEIVIARARDKVRFPARFQLVAAMNPCPCGYLGDPTGRCRCSTEQISRYRNKLSGPLLDRIDLHLTVARESTTLNNRPCGQSSADVALQVAHARDVQQRRQGCANAFLDLDGLRQHCSLAAPDQAWLEGACERLTLSLRAAHRLLKVARTLADLEGCTAIGRAHLAEALQYRPGGG; encoded by the coding sequence ATGTCTTTAGCCCTTGTCCACAGCCGCGCCCAGGTAGGCGTACAGGCCCCGGCCGTCAGCGTCGAAACCCATTTGGCCAATGGCTTGCCTCATCTCACATTAGTCGGTTTGCCCGAAACCACGGTCAAGGAAAGCAAGGACCGCGTGCGCAGTGCCATCGTCAACAGTGGCTTGAATTACCCTGCGCGGCGCATCACGCAAAACCTCGCACCCGCCGACCTGCCCAAGGACGGTGGCCGCTATGACCTGGCCATCGCCTTGGGCATCCTGGCGGCCGACGCCCAGGTGCCCGTTGGTGCCCTGACCGAGCTCGAATGCCTGGGCGAGCTGGCGCTGTCGGGCACGTTGCGGCCGGTGCAGGGCGTCTTGCCCGCAGCACTCGCCGCACGCGAGGCTGGCCGAGCGCTGGTAGTACCCCGTGAAAATGCCGAGGAAGCCAGCCTTGCCAGCGGTTTGGTGGTGTATGCCGTCGGCCATCTATTGGAGCTGGTGGCCCATCTGAACGGGCAGGTACCGCTACCTGCCTATGCCGCCAATGGCTTGCTCCTGGACCCTCGCCCCTATCCCGACCTGAGCGAGGTGCAGGGGCAACTGGCCGCCAAACGCGCGCTGCTACTGGCCGCTGCCGGGGCGCACAACCTGCTCTTCACCGGGCCGCCGGGCACTGGCAAAACCTTGTTGGCCAGCCGCCTGCCGGGCCTGCTGCCACCGCTGGATGAGCATGAAGCCCTGGAAGTCGCCGCCATCCAGTCGGTCAGCGGCCACACCCCGCTGAGCAGCTGGCCACAGCGACCGTTTCGCCATCCTCACCATTCCGCCTCCGGGCCTGCGCTGGTGGGTGGCGGAAGCCGGCCGCAGCCCGGGGAAATCACCTTGGCCCACCACGGGGTGCTGTTTCTGGACGAGTTGCCCGAATTCGAGCGCCGGGTACTTGAAGTGCTGCGTGAACCCTTGGAATCTGGCGAGATCGTGATCGCCAGGGCGCGGGATAAAGTGCGCTTCCCTGCCCGCTTTCAGTTAGTCGCCGCCATGAACCCCTGCCCCTGCGGCTACTTGGGCGACCCCACAGGGCGATGCCGTTGCAGCACCGAACAAATCTCCCGTTATCGCAATAAACTGTCAGGCCCGCTGCTGGACCGGATCGACTTGCACCTGACCGTGGCGCGCGAGAGCACCACACTCAACAATCGGCCCTGCGGGCAAAGCAGTGCCGACGTCGCCCTCCAGGTCGCGCACGCCCGGGACGTGCAACAGCGTCGGCAAGGGTGCGCCAATGCATTCCTCGACCTGGACGGGCTGCGCCAGCACTGTAGCTTGGCAGCACCTGATCAGGCTTGGCTGGAAGGCGCCTGTGAACGGCTGACGCTGTCGCTGCGAGCAGCACACCGATTGCTCAAGGTCGCCAGGACACTGGCAGACCTTGAGGGATGCACGGCGATTGGCCGGGCGCATCTGGCCGAGGCCCTGCAGTACCGTCCTGGGGGTGGCTGA
- a CDS encoding alpha/beta fold hydrolase has translation MLPYSQQGRGPVTFVLMHFLGGSHRTWSATLPYLDRAHACVALNTPGYGDANAVTGYTVDEMADQVDASIRELGLKHCILVGHSMTGKVAVVLAARRPDYLQGLILVAPSPPGPQPMSDEDRDQQRAYTASREQAEAFVDDSSYHRLPDALREVAIADAQAVNLDAWRAWVDHGSREDWSDRIGLLPYPALLICGADDQQVPDAQEQQRTTLSHFPNSTVLTLPGAGHLMPYQTPQALAEPMLDFARPIAAELSLGDR, from the coding sequence ATGCTCCCATACAGCCAGCAAGGCCGCGGTCCCGTTACCTTCGTGTTGATGCATTTTCTGGGCGGCTCGCACCGAACATGGTCCGCCACCCTCCCTTACCTGGACCGAGCGCATGCTTGCGTCGCCCTGAACACACCCGGGTACGGCGATGCCAATGCCGTCACCGGCTATACCGTCGACGAAATGGCCGACCAGGTCGATGCCAGCATCCGGGAGCTTGGGCTCAAGCACTGCATCCTTGTTGGCCACTCGATGACCGGAAAAGTCGCGGTCGTGCTGGCCGCTCGCCGCCCGGACTACCTTCAGGGCCTGATCCTGGTCGCCCCATCACCCCCTGGCCCCCAGCCGATGAGCGATGAAGACCGCGACCAGCAACGGGCCTACACCGCCAGCCGGGAGCAAGCCGAAGCCTTCGTCGACGACTCGAGCTACCACAGGCTGCCCGATGCCCTGCGCGAAGTCGCCATCGCCGACGCCCAGGCCGTCAACCTCGACGCCTGGCGTGCCTGGGTCGATCACGGCAGCCGCGAGGACTGGAGCGATCGCATCGGCCTGCTGCCCTATCCGGCCCTGCTGATCTGCGGCGCCGATGACCAGCAGGTGCCCGACGCCCAAGAGCAGCAACGGACGACCTTGTCGCACTTCCCTAACAGCACTGTGCTTACCCTGCCTGGTGCGGGGCACCTGATGCCTTACCAGACCCCTCAGGCATTGGCCGAGCCGATGCTTGATTTCGCAAGACCTATCGCTGCTGAACTTTCCCTGGGAGATCGTTGA
- a CDS encoding SDR family NAD(P)-dependent oxidoreductase, whose amino-acid sequence MDLGLKNRVALISGAAGGIGLATARLLAEEGVKLVLTDIDRGKLEDAVKALGGDPLLIAADMTRQDEVNNLVRQAEERFGQVDIVVHTTGVTGAKGDPLEMKDEDYQEAWDTDFFTAVRVARATLPAMRKRGWGRLVCITSENAVQPYWEEAVYNVAKAALAAFIKNLSYKEAAHGVLCNTVSPAFIETNMTDGMMKQRAEEKGVSFEEAIESFLEEERPGIVQKRRGKPEEVAAAIALLVSERASFINGSNLRVDGGSVQSVQN is encoded by the coding sequence ATGGATTTAGGTTTGAAAAACCGTGTGGCCCTGATCAGCGGCGCAGCTGGCGGTATTGGCCTGGCCACCGCTCGCCTACTGGCCGAGGAAGGTGTGAAGCTGGTGTTGACGGATATCGACCGAGGTAAGCTCGAAGATGCCGTCAAGGCGTTGGGTGGTGACCCATTGCTCATCGCGGCGGACATGACCCGCCAGGACGAGGTGAACAACTTGGTCCGGCAAGCCGAAGAGCGTTTTGGCCAGGTGGACATCGTGGTGCATACCACGGGGGTAACAGGCGCCAAGGGTGACCCGCTGGAAATGAAGGACGAGGATTACCAGGAAGCCTGGGATACCGACTTCTTCACCGCCGTGCGGGTGGCGCGGGCCACCCTTCCGGCGATGCGCAAGCGAGGCTGGGGACGGTTGGTGTGCATCACCTCCGAGAACGCCGTGCAGCCTTACTGGGAGGAGGCGGTGTACAACGTCGCCAAGGCTGCACTGGCCGCGTTCATCAAGAACCTGTCCTACAAAGAGGCGGCGCATGGGGTGCTGTGCAACACGGTGTCGCCGGCCTTCATCGAAACCAACATGACCGATGGCATGATGAAACAGCGCGCCGAAGAGAAAGGCGTGAGCTTCGAGGAGGCCATCGAAAGCTTCCTGGAAGAGGAACGGCCCGGCATCGTGCAGAAGCGTCGAGGCAAGCCTGAAGAGGTCGCGGCCGCGATCGCGCTGCTGGTTTCGGAGCGGGCTTCGTTCATCAATGGCAGCAACCTGCGGGTCGATGGCGGCTCGGTGCAAAGCGTCCAGAACTGA
- a CDS encoding LysR substrate-binding domain-containing protein — protein MEDLNSLYYFTQVVEHGGFAPAGRALNMPKSKLSRRIADLEERLGVRLLQRTSRHFALTEIGQAYYNRCLAMRVEAEGAAEIIERNRSEPRGLVRISCPTTLLNAWVGPMLTRYMLKYPQVELFIESTNRRVDLLHEGFDIALRVRFPPLENTDMVMKVLSDSTQCLVGHPCYLAQLPDGFDPQLLGALPSLHWGSAQREYHWELSQGGDNNQSIVIPHTPRMVTDDLFALRHFVVAGIGIAHLPRVAVRDDLAAGRLVELLPGWYPRSGIVHAIFPSRRGLLPSVRALIDHLADEFALCDMA, from the coding sequence TTGGAAGACCTCAACTCACTCTACTACTTCACCCAAGTGGTCGAGCACGGTGGCTTCGCCCCGGCGGGTCGGGCGCTGAACATGCCCAAGTCGAAACTCAGCCGACGCATTGCCGACCTCGAAGAGCGTCTGGGCGTGCGCTTGCTGCAGCGCACCAGCCGCCACTTCGCACTGACCGAGATCGGCCAGGCCTATTACAACCGTTGCCTGGCCATGCGCGTCGAAGCCGAGGGTGCTGCCGAGATCATCGAGCGCAACCGCAGCGAGCCCCGAGGGCTGGTGCGTATCAGTTGCCCGACCACCCTGCTCAACGCCTGGGTCGGGCCGATGTTGACGCGCTACATGCTCAAGTACCCGCAGGTGGAGCTGTTCATCGAAAGCACCAACCGGCGCGTCGATCTCTTGCATGAAGGCTTCGACATCGCCCTGCGTGTTCGTTTTCCGCCGCTGGAAAACACGGACATGGTGATGAAGGTGCTGAGCGACAGCACCCAGTGTCTGGTGGGCCATCCTTGCTACCTGGCGCAATTGCCAGACGGTTTCGATCCTCAGTTGCTGGGCGCGCTGCCCAGCCTGCATTGGGGCAGCGCCCAGCGGGAGTATCACTGGGAGCTGTCCCAGGGCGGTGACAACAACCAGAGCATCGTCATCCCGCACACGCCGCGCATGGTCACCGACGACCTGTTTGCCCTGCGCCACTTCGTGGTTGCGGGTATCGGCATTGCGCACCTGCCACGCGTGGCTGTGCGTGACGACCTGGCAGCAGGCCGCCTGGTGGAGTTGCTGCCAGGCTGGTACCCGCGCAGTGGCATCGTGCATGCGATCTTCCCCTCACGACGCGGCTTGCTGCCCTCGGTGCGTGCATTGATCGATCACCTGGCGGACGAATTTGCGCTTTGCGACATGGCTTGA
- a CDS encoding amidohydrolase: MGADLILFNGKLHTVDRENPNATAVAIKDGRFIAVGSDAEAMAHKATATQLVDLRQRTVIPGLNDSHLHLIRGGLNYNLELRWEGVPSVADALRMLKDQAARTPTPQWVRVVGGWNEFQFAEKRMPTLEEINQAAPDTPVFLLHLYDRALLNRAALKAVGYDKTTPNPPGGEIQRDKFGNPTGMLIARPNAMILYATLAKGPKLPLEYQVNSTRQFMRELNRLGLTSAIDAGGGYQNFPDDYSVIQELADNGQLTVRIAYNLFTQKPKEELDDFRKWTASVKLHSGTDFLRHNGAGEMLVFSAADFEDFLEPRPDLPQTMEQELEPVVRHLVEQRWPFRLHATYDESITRMLDVFEKVNRDVPFNGLPWFFDHAETITPRNIERVRALGGGIAIQDRMAFQGEYFVDRYGAQAAQQTPPIKRMLEMGVPVGAGTDATRVSSYNPWTSLYWLVSGKTVGGMALYPEGLSRDTALQLFTQGSAWFSSEQGKKGQIKVGQLADLAALSLDFFSVEEEAIKGIESVLTVVDGKVVYGAAEFDTLGPPQVPVLPEWSPVAKVPGHWRVGTPSLVGMAHQCSGPCGVHAHSHEKARHSSVPVNDFQGFWGALGCSCFAF, translated from the coding sequence ATGGGCGCTGATCTGATTCTGTTCAACGGCAAGCTGCACACCGTCGACCGCGAGAACCCCAACGCCACCGCCGTAGCCATCAAGGACGGTCGTTTCATCGCCGTGGGCAGCGATGCCGAGGCCATGGCCCACAAAGCAACGGCCACCCAGCTTGTGGACCTGCGCCAGCGCACCGTCATTCCCGGGCTCAACGACTCGCACCTGCACCTGATCCGCGGGGGCCTCAACTACAACCTGGAGCTGCGTTGGGAAGGGGTTCCGTCGGTGGCCGATGCCCTGCGCATGCTCAAGGACCAAGCCGCACGTACGCCGACCCCGCAATGGGTCAGGGTCGTGGGTGGCTGGAATGAGTTCCAGTTCGCCGAAAAACGCATGCCCACCCTTGAGGAAATCAACCAGGCTGCGCCTGATACCCCGGTGTTCCTGCTGCACCTGTACGACCGGGCATTACTCAATCGTGCAGCGCTCAAGGCTGTGGGCTATGACAAGACCACGCCCAATCCACCTGGGGGGGAAATCCAGCGTGACAAATTCGGCAACCCGACGGGCATGCTGATCGCGCGGCCGAATGCCATGATTCTCTACGCCACGCTGGCAAAAGGCCCCAAGCTGCCTCTCGAATACCAGGTCAACTCCACACGCCAGTTCATGCGCGAACTGAATCGATTGGGGCTGACCAGTGCCATCGATGCCGGTGGCGGCTACCAGAATTTCCCGGACGATTATTCGGTGATCCAGGAGCTGGCCGACAACGGTCAGCTGACGGTGCGCATCGCCTACAACCTGTTCACCCAGAAGCCCAAGGAAGAGCTGGACGATTTCCGCAAATGGACGGCCAGCGTCAAGTTGCACAGCGGCACCGATTTCCTGCGTCACAACGGTGCAGGCGAAATGCTGGTGTTCTCGGCTGCCGACTTCGAAGACTTCCTGGAACCGCGCCCGGACCTGCCGCAGACCATGGAGCAGGAACTGGAGCCGGTGGTGCGACACCTGGTCGAGCAACGCTGGCCGTTCCGCCTGCATGCGACCTATGACGAGTCGATCACGCGCATGCTCGATGTGTTCGAGAAGGTCAACCGCGACGTACCGTTCAATGGCTTGCCGTGGTTCTTCGACCATGCCGAAACCATCACGCCCCGCAACATCGAGCGGGTACGCGCCTTGGGTGGCGGCATTGCCATTCAGGACCGCATGGCCTTCCAGGGCGAGTATTTCGTCGACCGCTATGGCGCCCAAGCGGCGCAGCAGACGCCGCCGATCAAGCGCATGCTGGAGATGGGTGTGCCAGTAGGGGCGGGTACCGATGCGACCCGCGTGTCCAGCTACAACCCGTGGACTTCGCTGTACTGGCTGGTCAGCGGCAAGACCGTTGGCGGCATGGCGCTGTATCCCGAAGGACTGAGCCGGGACACGGCCTTGCAGCTGTTCACCCAGGGCAGTGCCTGGTTCTCCAGTGAGCAGGGCAAGAAGGGGCAGATCAAGGTCGGTCAGCTCGCCGACCTGGCGGCGCTGTCGCTGGATTTCTTCTCGGTGGAGGAAGAGGCGATCAAGGGTATCGAGTCGGTGCTCACCGTGGTGGACGGCAAGGTCGTGTACGGCGCCGCCGAGTTCGACACGTTAGGGCCACCCCAGGTGCCGGTGTTGCCTGAGTGGTCACCGGTCGCCAAGGTGCCTGGCCACTGGCGCGTGGGCACCCCCTCGCTGGTCGGCATGGCACACCAGTGCTCGGGCCCGTGCGGTGTCCACGCCCACAGCCATGAAAAGGCCCGGCATTCCAGCGTGCCGGTCAATGACTTCCAGGGGTTCTGGGGCGCGCTGGGTTGCTCGTGCTTTGCGTTCTAG
- a CDS encoding alpha/beta fold hydrolase, protein MSTFQTRDGTSIYFKDWGTGKPVLFSHGWPLDADMWDTQMEYLASRGYRAIAFDRRGFGRSSQPWTGYDYDTFADDIAQLIEHLDLHEVTLVGFSMGGGDVSRYIGRHGTGRVAGLVLLGAVTPVFGKRPDNPDGVDLSVFEGIEAGLRADRAQFIADFAAPFYGLNQGQQVSQGVQTQTLNIALLASLKATLDCVTAFSQTDFRQDLTQVDVPTLVIHGDADQVVPFETTGKRAAQLIAGAELKVYAGAPHGFAVTHAQQLNEDLLAFLQR, encoded by the coding sequence ATGAGCACGTTCCAAACGCGTGATGGCACCTCGATCTATTTCAAGGACTGGGGTACTGGCAAGCCGGTGCTGTTCAGCCATGGCTGGCCGCTGGATGCCGACATGTGGGACACGCAGATGGAGTACCTGGCCAGCCGCGGCTACCGGGCCATCGCCTTCGACCGCCGTGGCTTTGGTCGGTCGAGCCAGCCGTGGACCGGCTACGACTATGACACCTTCGCCGATGACATCGCGCAACTGATCGAGCACCTGGACCTGCATGAGGTCACCCTGGTGGGCTTTTCGATGGGAGGCGGTGATGTCAGCCGCTATATCGGTCGCCACGGTACCGGGCGGGTGGCCGGTCTGGTGCTGCTGGGAGCCGTGACGCCTGTGTTCGGCAAGCGCCCAGATAATCCGGACGGGGTGGATCTGTCGGTGTTCGAAGGGATCGAGGCCGGGTTGCGGGCCGACCGCGCTCAGTTCATCGCCGACTTCGCTGCCCCGTTTTACGGGCTTAACCAGGGCCAGCAGGTGTCCCAAGGCGTACAGACGCAGACCTTGAACATCGCGCTGCTGGCCTCGCTCAAGGCGACGTTGGACTGCGTGACGGCATTCTCGCAAACCGATTTCCGTCAGGACCTGACCCAGGTCGATGTGCCGACCTTGGTGATTCACGGCGATGCCGACCAGGTCGTGCCTTTCGAGACCACCGGCAAGCGCGCGGCGCAGCTGATCGCCGGCGCCGAGCTGAAAGTGTATGCCGGTGCGCCGCATGGGTTTGCTGTGACCCATGCGCAACAACTGAACGAAGACCTGCTGGCGTTTCTCCAGCGTTGA
- a CDS encoding antibiotic biosynthesis monooxygenase produces the protein MNTAAQDNRNVVTLVIQHKVRAASLSDYEVWLKHAVGTARRQAGHLDVNVIRPDQGGLHFTTVVRFANAELLQAWVNSAERQAMIRDVLPLLDGGDSPQVHEDPEFWFTPPGTGAVPPPRWKQAVLTYLVICPMTLVVPHLLVPLFERFPQLAGPVRGTLIGNLFVILPVVFYIMPWVTRRCAHWLRG, from the coding sequence ATGAACACCGCCGCCCAAGACAACCGCAATGTGGTTACCCTGGTGATCCAGCACAAGGTCCGCGCCGCGTCACTGAGCGACTACGAAGTGTGGCTCAAGCACGCGGTCGGCACCGCCCGCCGCCAGGCGGGGCACCTGGACGTCAACGTCATTCGACCCGACCAGGGCGGTCTACACTTCACCACCGTGGTCCGGTTCGCCAATGCCGAATTGTTGCAGGCGTGGGTCAATTCAGCAGAACGCCAGGCGATGATCCGGGACGTGCTGCCGCTGCTCGACGGTGGTGACAGCCCACAGGTCCATGAGGACCCGGAGTTCTGGTTCACCCCACCCGGCACCGGCGCCGTACCACCGCCGCGTTGGAAACAGGCGGTGCTGACGTACCTGGTGATCTGCCCGATGACGTTGGTGGTCCCGCACCTGCTGGTCCCGCTCTTCGAACGTTTTCCACAGCTGGCTGGGCCGGTCAGAGGCACCCTGATCGGTAACCTGTTCGTCATCCTGCCTGTGGTGTTCTACATCATGCCCTGGGTCACCCGCCGTTGCGCCCATTGGCTGCGCGGCTGA
- the ycaC gene encoding isochorismate family cysteine hydrolase YcaC, whose protein sequence is MTQFKYNRLNKDDAAVLLVDHQAGLLSLVRDIEPDTFKNNVLALADLAKFFNLPTILTTSFEQGPNGPLVPELKALFPDAPYIARPGQINAWDNEDFVKAVKATGKKQLIIAGVVTEVCVAFPALAALEEAFEVFVVTDASGTFNAMTRDAAHDRMSRAGAQLMTWFGVACELHRDWRNDVEGLAALCSNHIPDYRNLMTSYNAFNASK, encoded by the coding sequence ATGACTCAATTCAAATACAACCGCCTGAACAAAGACGACGCTGCCGTTCTGCTGGTCGATCACCAGGCTGGGCTGCTGTCGCTGGTGCGCGATATCGAGCCCGACACCTTCAAGAACAATGTGCTGGCCCTGGCGGACCTGGCCAAGTTCTTCAACCTGCCGACCATCCTCACCACCAGCTTCGAGCAAGGCCCTAACGGCCCATTGGTGCCGGAGCTCAAGGCCCTGTTCCCGGACGCGCCTTACATCGCACGTCCTGGCCAGATCAACGCCTGGGACAACGAAGACTTCGTCAAGGCGGTCAAGGCCACTGGCAAGAAGCAACTGATCATCGCAGGTGTGGTCACCGAAGTGTGCGTGGCCTTCCCGGCCCTGGCCGCCCTGGAAGAGGCGTTCGAGGTGTTCGTGGTGACCGACGCGTCCGGCACTTTCAATGCCATGACCCGCGATGCCGCCCACGACCGCATGAGCCGTGCTGGCGCCCAGCTGATGACCTGGTTCGGCGTAGCCTGCGAACTGCACCGCGACTGGCGCAACGACGTCGAGGGCTTGGCCGCGCTGTGCTCCAACCATATCCCTGACTACCGCAACTTGATGACCAGCTACAACGCCTTCAACGCCAGCAAGTAA
- a CDS encoding mechanosensitive ion channel family protein, with product MLAFIQSSPLLLGTTLLLLDLIVWHLIPAQRHAWRIATRLTLFLLFSLVLVAAGMSPLQPAPWVADVARNLLATVLAIAWWLFGARTVTVVFGLLLVARGSHGGRLLQDVLGALIFIAAVVAAAGYVVQLPVKGLLATSGVMAIVIGLALQSTLADVFSGIVLNTTRPYQIGDAISIDGTEGKVLDIDWRATRLLTSSGSLAVIPNSVAAKARLLNHSRPADVHGVSISVVVPASVRPGKVFDALEKALRGTRAILSAPASKVAVKTSTLDSVEYEASGFIADMSGKNATRNQLFDLAHRHLEANGVLWNQDLTMPPRSRQREVLDEVRVFRALSDEERDTLSQHMTAVEYLADTTILEVGKQSEHVLIIGRGVVSAAVLEDGKRLEAGRMGPGEVLGIDGLVDEDDSLVEFRTLTSCLLYRIDKQRVKAYLQQHGDVQTALSKLQRVRRQGRESLLLHKPVSIRKGGFLSWLHK from the coding sequence ATGCTGGCGTTCATCCAGTCGTCCCCACTGCTGCTCGGTACCACCCTGTTGCTGCTTGACCTGATCGTTTGGCACCTGATTCCGGCCCAGCGCCATGCCTGGCGAATAGCCACGCGGCTGACCCTGTTCCTGCTTTTCAGCCTGGTGCTGGTGGCTGCGGGTATGAGCCCGCTGCAGCCCGCCCCTTGGGTCGCCGACGTTGCCCGCAACTTGCTGGCCACCGTGCTTGCCATCGCCTGGTGGCTGTTTGGCGCGCGCACCGTCACGGTGGTTTTCGGCCTGTTGTTGGTGGCGCGCGGCAGCCACGGTGGACGCTTGCTGCAGGATGTGCTCGGCGCATTGATCTTCATCGCTGCCGTGGTGGCGGCGGCCGGCTATGTAGTGCAATTGCCCGTCAAGGGGCTGCTGGCCACATCGGGGGTGATGGCCATCGTTATCGGCCTGGCCTTGCAGAGCACCCTGGCGGACGTGTTCAGCGGCATCGTGCTCAACACCACGCGGCCCTATCAGATTGGTGACGCCATTTCCATCGATGGCACGGAGGGCAAGGTGCTGGACATCGACTGGCGCGCTACCCGCCTGCTCACCAGCAGCGGCAGCCTGGCGGTCATCCCGAACTCCGTGGCTGCCAAGGCCCGCTTACTCAACCATAGCCGTCCGGCTGATGTGCATGGGGTGTCGATCAGCGTGGTCGTGCCTGCCAGCGTGCGCCCTGGCAAGGTGTTCGATGCGCTGGAAAAGGCGCTGCGCGGTACCCGTGCGATTCTTTCCGCACCCGCCTCCAAGGTGGCCGTGAAAACCTCGACGCTCGATTCGGTGGAATACGAAGCCAGCGGTTTCATCGCCGACATGAGTGGCAAGAACGCTACGCGCAACCAGTTGTTCGACCTGGCCCACCGGCACCTGGAAGCGAACGGGGTGCTCTGGAACCAGGACCTGACGATGCCGCCGCGCAGTCGTCAACGGGAGGTGCTGGACGAGGTACGGGTGTTCCGCGCCCTGAGTGATGAAGAGCGTGACACACTGAGCCAGCACATGACCGCCGTCGAGTACCTGGCTGATACGACGATTCTGGAGGTGGGCAAGCAGTCCGAGCACGTGCTGATCATAGGGCGAGGCGTCGTATCGGCGGCGGTGCTGGAGGATGGCAAGCGCCTGGAGGCCGGACGCATGGGCCCAGGTGAAGTACTGGGCATCGACGGGCTCGTTGACGAAGACGACTCGCTGGTGGAGTTCAGAACCTTGACCAGTTGCCTGCTGTATCGCATCGACAAGCAACGGGTCAAAGCGTATCTGCAGCAACATGGCGATGTGCAGACCGCCTTGAGCAAACTGCAACGCGTCCGGCGTCAGGGTCGCGAATCGCTACTCTTGCACAAGCCTGTTTCCATCAGGAAAGGCGGTTTCTTGAGCTGGCTGCACAAATGA
- a CDS encoding NAD(P)/FAD-dependent oxidoreductase codes for MSELRQECLWECVTVPSVTVQALAGEHHADVCVIGGGITGLSAAIHLLEQGKSVIVLEAWKVGHGGSGRNVGLVNAGTWIRPDDVEATLGQKQGSRLNTVLGQAPADVFAMIERLGIDCQARHQGTLHMAHNATGIADLQARHEQWRRRGADVELLTGAQCQEYCGTDKIAAALLDRRAGTINPMGYTQGLAAAVVRLGGKLFQQSAVQGLTREGDGWRVQTARGSVRAEKVVISTGAYTEGDWSNLQKQFFKGYYYQVASKPLQGAQADKILPHGQGSWDTRTVLSSIRRDDQGRLLLGSLGRVDNKPAWFVRSWADRIQRHYYPALGKVEWDMHWTGCIDFTPDHLMRLFEPAPGLVAVTGYNGRGNTTGTVIGRAFAEFLSKGEAASLPIPFSTMKGVSATSLRTAFYESGFSLYHAGQCLRVVL; via the coding sequence ATGTCCGAACTGCGTCAAGAATGCTTGTGGGAATGCGTCACCGTGCCAAGCGTGACCGTCCAGGCCCTGGCGGGGGAACACCACGCCGATGTCTGCGTGATCGGCGGCGGCATTACCGGGTTGTCAGCGGCCATTCACCTGCTCGAGCAGGGTAAGTCGGTGATCGTGCTGGAGGCCTGGAAGGTGGGCCACGGCGGCTCTGGCCGCAACGTCGGGCTGGTCAATGCCGGTACGTGGATTCGCCCGGACGACGTTGAAGCCACCCTGGGCCAGAAGCAAGGCAGCCGGTTGAATACGGTGCTGGGGCAGGCCCCGGCCGATGTGTTCGCCATGATCGAACGCCTGGGCATCGACTGTCAGGCACGGCACCAGGGCACCCTGCACATGGCACATAACGCCACCGGCATCGCCGATCTGCAGGCCCGCCACGAGCAGTGGCGACGGCGCGGTGCCGATGTCGAGCTGCTGACCGGCGCACAGTGCCAGGAATATTGCGGTACCGACAAGATCGCCGCCGCCTTGCTCGACCGCCGTGCCGGCACCATCAACCCGATGGGCTACACCCAGGGCCTGGCAGCTGCCGTGGTGCGCCTGGGCGGCAAGCTGTTCCAACAGTCCGCAGTTCAGGGCCTGACGCGCGAGGGTGACGGCTGGCGTGTGCAGACCGCACGCGGTTCGGTTCGCGCCGAGAAGGTGGTGATCTCCACGGGCGCCTACACCGAAGGGGACTGGAGCAACCTGCAAAAGCAGTTCTTCAAAGGCTACTACTACCAGGTCGCCTCCAAGCCATTGCAGGGCGCGCAGGCCGACAAGATACTCCCTCACGGCCAAGGCTCCTGGGATACCCGCACCGTGCTCAGCAGTATTCGCCGCGATGACCAGGGCCGTTTGCTGCTCGGCAGCCTGGGCCGGGTCGACAACAAGCCCGCGTGGTTCGTGCGCAGTTGGGCCGACCGTATCCAGCGTCACTACTATCCTGCGCTTGGCAAGGTCGAATGGGACATGCACTGGACCGGCTGCATCGACTTTACGCCCGACCACCTGATGCGTTTGTTCGAACCCGCCCCTGGGTTGGTGGCGGTCACCGGCTACAACGGGCGTGGCAATACCACCGGCACCGTCATTGGCCGGGCGTTCGCAGAGTTTCTGTCAAAAGGGGAAGCAGCCAGCCTGCCGATACCGTTCTCGACCATGAAAGGCGTGAGCGCGACGTCACTGCGCACGGCGTTCTATGAGTCCGGATTCTCGCTGTATCACGCCGGCCAGTGCCTGCGTGTGGTGCTGTGA